In Pongo abelii isolate AG06213 chromosome 5, NHGRI_mPonAbe1-v2.0_pri, whole genome shotgun sequence, a single genomic region encodes these proteins:
- the LOC103891000 gene encoding transcription factor BTF3 homolog 4-like: MNQEKLAKLQAQVRIGGKGTPHRKKVVHRTDIANDKKLQNSLKKNLAVNNIAGIEEVNMIKDDRTVIHVNSPKVQASLSANTFAITGHAEAKPITEMLPGILSQLGADSLTILKKLAEQFPWQVLDSKAPKPEDIDEEEDDVLDLVQKSDEASKNEAN; the protein is encoded by the coding sequence ATGAATCAAGAAAAGTTAGCCAAACTTCAGGCTCAGGTCCGGATAGGGGGCAAGGGTACACCTCACAGAAAGAAGGTGGTACATAGAACAGATATAGCTAATGACAAAAAGCTTCAgaattctctaaaaaaaaacctgGCTGTGAATAATATAGCTGGTATTGAAGAGGTGAACATGATTAAAGATGATAGGACAGTTATTCATGTCAACAGTCCCAAAGTCCAAGCTTCCCTTTCTGCTAACACCTTTGCAATTACTGGTCATGCAGAAGCCAAACCAATCACAGAAATGCTTCCTGGAATATTAAGTCAGCTTGGTGCTGACAGCTTAACAATCCTTAAGAAGTTAGCTGAACAGTTCCCATGGCAAGTCTTGGACAGTAAAGCACCAAAACCAGAAGACATtgatgaggaggaggatgatGTTCTAGATCTTGTACAAAAATCTGATGAGGCATCAAAGAATGAAGCTAACTAA